GAAATATCCACCGCACTTGAGCAACTTTCTATTTCACATTTACGCAAAAATAATATGCAAAAACTATCTGGTGGCGAAATGCAACGGGTATTATTGGCGCGTGCAATTTTAAATAAACCAAATTTACTTGTGCTAGACGAACCCACTCAAGGCGTAGATATTACTGGGCAGGCAGAACTTTATCAGCTCATTCATCAAACCCAACAAAAATTAAATTGTGCTGTATTGATGGTATCACACGATTTACACATTGTGATGGCAGACAGTAAAGAAGTATTGTGTATTAACCAACATATTTGTTGTGCAGGTACGCCTGATGTTCTCTCAAATGATCCAACATTTATGCGTTTATGGGGAAATCAGATCGCACAAAATATCGGCTTTTATACCCATCATCACAATCATCATCACACTTTACACGGAGATGTGTGCGGTTGTAATTCATCAGCAGTGCATTGTCAAAATAAGGATAAATAATGTTTGAAATTTTATTTCCAGCCTTTTTAACAGGCATTTTGCTTTCACTTATTACTGCGCCACTTGGCGTATTTGTAGTGTGGCGGAAAATGGCTTATTTTGGCGACA
The nucleotide sequence above comes from Haemophilus influenzae. Encoded proteins:
- the znuC gene encoding zinc ABC transporter ATP-binding protein ZnuC, producing MNITAIRNEQNQQPLIQLKNINVVFAQKTALQDINLNIYPNSIITIVGPNGGGKSTLLKTLLKLQTPTSGEVIYSKNVRIGYVPQKIHLDHSLPITVERFLSLKKGIKTQEISTALEQLSISHLRKNNMQKLSGGEMQRVLLARAILNKPNLLVLDEPTQGVDITGQAELYQLIHQTQQKLNCAVLMVSHDLHIVMADSKEVLCINQHICCAGTPDVLSNDPTFMRLWGNQIAQNIGFYTHHHNHHHTLHGDVCGCNSSAVHCQNKDK